The Rhea pennata isolate bPtePen1 chromosome 5, bPtePen1.pri, whole genome shotgun sequence nucleotide sequence TTTAAGCAAAACCATGATGAAATTGAGCTacctttattttgaaagctatgTTCTACATTACTTTTTCAGTAATACTGCACAAGATATTCCCTTACTCTTCCTCATCATTTAGTGCTTGATTCTCCATTCAAGTGCCATCATCCAAACATTAGCCCAAGTTCTACTGTGAACTAGTAGAATTTACTAGTATTAATCATTCTCCCAGTGGCTTTTACTTGGCTGTGCCATGGTTCCTCACATACGAAGCAAAAAGTAgtgatttaggaaaaaagtgaccgcaatttaagaaaaacagtttataaaaCAGTTAAACTGAATTAAACATGTAATGAGAGTAGAATCAATCTCTGTACAAAGTCTTTTGAAAGGCAAGGTGGTACATTTGCATATTTTGTTAAATACTTGAAATACGTTCCaaagttgaaaataaaactactaAAACTAGATCTCCTTCCTTAGAATTTAAGTgaactctgaagaaaaactgGATTGCCTCAATGGCCTCAAGACAATTCTGTAAATTGCAACTGAAGATTTTAGATGAAAAGTAACAAAAGATTCTTCAGTAAGTAGAGGCTGAAGTAAGGCATAATCAACAAAAGCCACACTAAAGTGGGATAGCAATTTTTTCCCATGCATGCAGCACAATCATAGGCACTGTTTTATTACAGATCTGGGCAgccttcctttttctgaaggcatAAGGAATCACTGAAAGAGGAATCTAACAAATAATTTGACAAATTAGAGGTAAGCAGAATTTAGTACTTGCTCCAGGCATGAATACCAAGTGTCAACTTCAAGACCAAGGCCCTTCTTACAGCCAAGGCCTGTGCAGTCCaaatagtattttcagaagttaGTTATTTCCCCCAAAACTTGAACAACTTTTGCGTAATTGCCAAGACACAGCTGAAGCTATGAATCATCTAGATTGTAAGCATGTTTTCAGATGTTattcaaaaacataaaagacAATATGCAACCAAGagattttcaaattcttttatttcagaaataaagcaagacAATATTTAGCAGAAACCACCAAAATTAAAGATCAAGTCCAGCTTATTCTTTTCCAAGAGTTATTAGGATTCCATGTTCCAGAAAGAACTATTCTTACTCATTTAAGTGCCTCTTTCAGCTGCTCCTACTAGGATCAGGTAAAATCCACTGACATGCACAGTAAAGCAGACTAtcattttatcttattttactGCATCCATAACATAGCACATCAATTTTTCACAACAAGTTAACAGAAATGAGTTTGAGTAAAAGTAGCTTTCTCCAATGCTTCCACTTAATGGGATAACACTTAACACCAATTCTTCTCTATCTCTCTGCTAGCACTTCTTGGAAGGCCAACTCACCCTTAAAAGAACAATATACCACAGGAAGTATTcctatttaaaattcagttcaaAGACACACAAACATCCCCAGTATTGAACAGTAAGTTGCTATGACTTGAGAAATTTGTGGAGAATTAGTAGCTAGGCTCCAAAATTCTTTGTATCATCATTCATGCTTCTTGCAATCTAAATGACAGACGCAATACCAGCAAGCAAATAAGGAAAGCAAATATATCAAACTAGAGGTGATGCTGTGGAACTGATATCTGGATTATTCACATATTTACAGCGATTTTTCTTTTGGCAAGGAAAGAGGACAAAAATAGCAGGCCAAATAGTCATTAAAACTGGTTAGAATTTGAGATGCAGCAATGTCCTGGTCCTGCTAAGTGCACTTCAAAGATATTTTGTCTATTATGACTAACCTCAGTGTGCAACAGGTATGACAAATTTTTATCCAAAACTCAATCAGCTTGATTATCCTATAACAGAATAATCCTTTCCAAGTATAtacttaaggagaggaaaaaatccagGAGGGATTTTAGCACTTATAAATCAGTAATTTAAGCCTTGCTTTTGTTGTACCCTTTTATGGTAAAGCATTCAGATGCTGATAATGTGCTTTCTTCATCCAAAACTCTATATATTCAAAGATAACTCCAAAAAATTCCATAATGGTCATTCAATCCTTGCTCTAAGTTCTcaaatataaatacttttttttgtatcaGTTTCTAAGAGCTAATTGGCAATTATACTCAAAGACTAAAGATAATACTATGCTAAAGAAACTCCTTCAAATCTAAGCAGTAACAAGGAACACTTTTCAGTCCAAAGCTTCTAAATCCTTTTGTActgatgaaataaattgtaAGCACTGGACAGTGGCCTAACATTCATAAAATCAGAGGGGTTTTATACATGCAAATACACATATCACTGTTTCAGTGAAaacgtgatttttttttgaaaagaaaacagcctcAGCTTGAATAAATAGCAATGTAAGATTATGCCAGTAAAATACAGGATTTCAAAAACTATAGGGAATAGTTTTAAAGCTGCTTGAGCTTGAATTTGGGCAAAATAAGTGTTTATGCTGAGGTTAATTTCACAGAGACTTGAAAAATCAATACTTTCCATTCAAATTCTTAAGACTAGAAAGGAcaactcccctccccccaagagCTCTTAAGATGTAATTAAGTTTGTAATAAAGCATATGGAGTTAGCAAATATCCTTTCCTATCTCACTTAATTCAGTTATATCTAACACAGTATTAGTAAACATGTAAAGTTTCATTATCCTAAAACAGGTATTAggaataaaaatcaatatatattGAGATTAAACTTCTTAGCTTCATTTATACCATAAGTAACTTGAAATACAGAATATCTTAAGCAAACTATTGCACATGTACTATCTtcctttgaatttcatttttgccttccAGAAGTAAtgtctaaaaatacaaaatgtcaattttattagaaataacAAGCAATATTAATTAACATGAACCCTAATGATAATCACAGTATCAGCACAGCTCTCTTCCATGATTTAGCAAGAGAAgttctgcaataaaaaaaaaaaaacaaacaaaaaccaataTTTTGATTAAACTTATGCTTGCTTTTAGAAATGAAGGTTTCCTTAATTATAGGTTTCCTTAAAAACATGATACACTGTTAACAAACATTAGAACACTAGTGTTGAAAGGCACCAGGGTTGTTAGCTTGAGTTACTTCCCATTTCCCATACAGGTATAGGCACTTGAAAGCTTAATAAAATCAAGCCTGTAAGACACTTTATATCTGTGCGGAAGTCTGCTACATTCATTAATGTCTTCAACAGGCTGTCCTGCAGTTATGTGGACGCAAAATTCAAGCATAGAGCACATCTGCAGCATGGTTTACAAGTTGGATCTTTCTTCAGCAGACAAATGAGATGCAGATTGCGTGTATGTCCTAATTACATtctaaaaatgaagcaaaagaaatattcagagtAAATCGCATTAAATCTAGTTTAGCAGACTTCAAAAAACTGTATCTTAAAGCAATGATTGTTATTACACATAGCaaacactgaaatcaaaaaaaattgaagtgttTTATTACCCTCAAAGGACATACAGTCTGAATGATCAGCAATGTCCAGCATTTACAGTTATCTTCCAGAGCCATTACAAAAAACTAAACTGAAATCATTGTAAATCATTAGTTAATCAGCACTTAGATGTCAGAGCGATGTTCgctattttacaattttacatgCACTGACTTACTCCACATAAACCAAATGTAACTCAAGACCAGGTCCACAAAAGAAGCTAAAATATTCAGCCAGTCAAAACCCAACTACAGAAATTAGCATACCTTTTTCCCAGTTTCAGCATTGTATTTGTCCAGTAGCGCCTGAACACGGGCACCATAGTCAGGATGAACATCAGTGAAGTTTTTCACCTAAACAAAAAGATAAGAGAAGCAACAAGAATTTTATTCTTCCACTTCAGGTGTATTCTTCATCATCCTTCCTACTCCATGGCCTGCATGTCATaaggaaaaggagaatgaaaatactttttccaaaattaacAGTTTAATTCTGACCAGCCAGCAAGGAGATATGAGCATTTTCCATCCAAATTTGTTACATCACATAGGATTCACACTATGGATCTTTCTTGATTAAACAAAATACCATTAGTAAAGAGTGACAATCTCTGAGTTTACCTCCTCTTCCTTATTTAGGCTAAAAACATTATACTTGTAGGCATCTCATTTTTGAAACAGCAAGGTCAAAACATCATGATATACTTGGTCATCAACACTCACTTCATTCTTTCCATTAGGGAGAGAAGtcaccttttattttacttattacTTATATAACTATTTGAgcatatacaaaatatattatgtaACTCACTCCTGCGTAAGAATCATGAAAGAGTCTTCAGGAAGAATTCCTGAACTTTCACACCATCAGCATATTGCCATTTTGACAAAGCATTAACAGATTGCaagaaaacatcaaataaaGAATAAAGGCTACAACAGTGAATAGGCTACTTACAGCTCTCTTTTGAATGAAAAGTTGAGCATCTTTAAGATGATCAGCAATATTTTTACACAGCCTTTCACGTTCATCCTCCTTCAGTACTTTGGTATAGAACACTCGCACCTGATGACagaaacaaaagttttattttgcaattctACAAAGCAAGCGATTCCACCACCAGCTGTTAATAACtaacagattttaaagattcATTATTGAAAAATAGCTTTCACTTATTAGTCAGACatttaaaaaacccacacaacTCAAAAGGGTGTTAATTTGTGTATTTGGCAAGCCTGCTAGCAACCCATTTCTAGTTTGGAAGTCAGTTACTTCTCTAATTGAAACAGATGTGCCATTAGACTCCAATTGAGCAATTTAGGGATTGATGGTATTATGTACATACTCTGGTTTGGATATCTGCAGAAACCAACTACAGGAAGGCTGAAAAAATTAACTAACTGCTCAGAATATGGATAGCAAAGGCTTTTGAGTATCCACTGTCCTGTCAAACATTCAATTATCTGTGAAACAAAGCTGCACAGAGATATTCATAAGAACTGAGCTTAAGATTGTCTAGACAtcttacaaacttctgaaatgaATGATGTAAAGCCTTTTCATACATCACACCTGAGACACATTATCTTCATTTGCACTATTGAAGCGCTGCACATCAGTCGAAACAGACATGCGGCTCTCCTTCGCAGTGGGCTGATCTTCTGGACCAGTAAAACTATTTGGATAATAGTTTGGTGCaccacctgaaaaaaaaaaaaaatcagatgccAGCTCTCTTAGATTACTTTAGAAGATAAAAGTATGTTTTACCTTAAAGAACCTAAAAAAGCTATTACCCAATTATGCACTActtcatataaaaaaaagttgtcagCATTTTTCTGTCAACATACAGCTCAGCAGGAGTTTGTTATAGTCTCAAGCCAGTGTTTAACAGCACTGGtcaaaaagaaagtttcaagaacttttaaggaaaaaggttactttgtttcatttgatttctgtttcacAAATAAGGAGGTATGGTCACTCTCACAATACCCTTGCTCAGCCCAGCCAATACTAATTGAGAAAGCCATGGAAGTCATTCAAGTTTCAGTCCAAGCTGTTTCTAAGTTCTTGTTTTCCAAGTATTTCAAACAGGAGAGAAGATACCTTATCAATTAGTATTGTGTTAAGAATGTAGGAAAAAAGTAGGAATGAGCGGTTACTTTCCatacaaaaaaattaatcagGTAGGCATTCCTCAAGAATCTGTGTGAGTACCTGTATTACTCAACATATTCAGAAAGGTAGCTGAAAGGTAGCTGAAAAGGTGGCAAATAGTAAGCTGACAGTTTATCTTCCATAAACTTTATTTAAGCTGGTCAAAACCAAAGCTGGCTATTTACAGTGACAGCATGACCTCATGCTAGTAAGTTGAATGAGAATTACATTGTGAACAAAGTTTTATTTGCCATGTAAACAATATGGGAAGGGAAATACTTGTACTTTATACAGGCAAAATCAGGAGCTCTAGAATATGTTACCATCAATCACAAGAGAGCTTTAGTTCACTTGTACAGTTTTAAGCTAATTCACTGTTCATCAGTAATCACAGAGTAAAGGGTATTAGGAATGTCAGACAATGTTAGGGCACTACTGATAAGAGCATTTGGTGGATTTGCAGAAGTGCCATTCTGATCAACTAATCTCAGAAAGGATctaataatttaagaaaaggtAAAGTGGTTGACAAAGATTATCAGAAGTACAGAACAGTTTCtatatgaaaggaaagaaactgatAGATTAGAAAGTCTTGAgctcagaaaacagaatgagtTGTGGAAAAGTAACAAGTAATACTGAAAGATTgacaagaaaaagcaacatttcctacagaaagaaaaacaacattgaaTAAAACTATTTAACAATTATCTTAATTTCCCTGCAAACAATGTCTAAATGTAATGTTgatatttatgcatatattgtaaaagcattttcattaatACCTTGGTTGTCAGACACACACATTGGCCCATCCCTCTGATAATTGGCCACACGAGCTCTGAAGGGACAATTCACAGGAATTTGTAGATAGTTAGGTCCCAGACGGTGTCTATGAGTGTCAGGATATGCAAAAAGACGACCctaaaatttgtaaaatattaattgctACTTGCTGAAAGAGACTAAGTGGCATATCAGAGTTCAACACAAAACACCTTAAGTAAAAGGGAAGAGACAGTGGTTCTTTCACATATTTGACACGTTTCAAATTATGTCCAATAGGAGCCTGATAAACACTTGGACTTGAGTCAACTTTGTTGGAAATAACAGTGAAGAACAGCATGTTGTGTAACATTTATGCAGTCCAACCTTTCCTACCAATTACAAACAAGGCTTACTCCAGAATTCTAAGACTACTTTGAAGCAAGAACACAGTTATGCATGCAGAGATGCAAATGGTCATAGAAGCAGTAAGGATTACTAATGTaagtattttcctgtttgctttcaaCCTTAGATctaaaaaatagattaaaatctgaaatacgCTGAAATATGTACACTGTTTGCTGAACTGAATCTGATGATCTGAATCTAGCTTTTTTAGAGACATCTGTCTACCAACGTTGACTGACTATCACCATCCAGCTTGTGAGAGTAAAGAGAGGCAACACAGAAGAACTGCACAATGGTTAAAGTGTTTACACGCTTAAAAGCATTAAAGTACTTTGGTGCTTCAAAGGACACTCACGGTACCAACCTGTCTATAACctaaaaaaaagcacaatgtATAAACATTTGCAACTCCGCAGCTAGTTGAGTTCACTGCAGTCTTACTAGTCTACTTTTACCTGTAAGAACTCTGCAGTCTAACTTCTGAAGAACAGTCTCACATTTTATAATTAGAGGttacatttgtatttcataGCATTAAGTCCTCCTCTTACCTCCATAGAGGAGTCTACAACCACTAAGATATAtggtaaaactgaaaaaaaatactatatcCTTGCTACAGTTTTACCCAGTACTTCTGTCAGACTGATAGATTTCACATTAATTTTGACAGAGGTCACAgattacatttatattttagacTTTCTACTCCCTCAGTTCTTTCCTAttctctttatatttaaaagttgGAAGGGCACATCAACAAAAGCCAGTAATTAAACCACCACGGAACAGTTGCTTTTTGTCAGGCTATTTTACACTGTTCTACAACCAGTAATACAAATGCTTGCACAAATAGCAGAATTGTAAACTGTCTAAAAAGTATCATATGCATTTTAGTTTACCTGCAGCATTTTGTCAGGGCTAGGTTCAATACCAGGTGGCATGTTGCTAGGATCAAATGCCATTTGTTCTACCTCAGCAAAGTAATTGACAGGATTCCTGTTCAAGACAAGCTTTCCCACAGGGATAAGAGGGTAGTCACCATGAGGCCAAATCTGTAAGATGTAAcaaacatacattaaaaaaaaaaaaaaaatcaaactcattttaccattactttaaaaaagctAAAGCTGTCCAGAAATTTCTGATCAAGAAAATAccttactaaaataaaaattttgataaTAAGCATTTTGAGTAAAGTCATACTTCAAGCCTTTCACAATTCATCCAGAGTATTCCTTCAACTTATTTCATCATCATAGCATAATTTCAGCACTtgaatccttaaaaaaaatagctacagGCACTTGAAAAAAACTACTTAAGAATGCAGTGTTGTAGGTAAAACTGGTAGTATGAGCTGTTTTCAGCTACTTCAAAACAGTCAGCTTAACTAGccttttctttgacattttagTACAAactttgaaatcttttcttctgcaggttTCTAGATTAAGTAACTGAGGGAAAAGGGTATTCAAAATTCCAGTGAAGGTTTAATCCATGAAATTAAATTGTCTTCATTCTTGTCTGATATGTTTAACAAGCACTTAATCTACAAGATTTGACTCATCCTGAGCAACAATAAGCAGTACATTtagaggagggagggaggaataAGAAGAAAGGACAAACTTCTGTTAAGGCACTAtactgaaactttaaaaaaaaaaaaaaaaggataagaTGCATAACATAACACTGTTTTCCTATGCATGGATGAGTTCAGTTCTGGCATTTCCTACATTTTGAATTCATAATCTTTAAATTGAAACTGAATATTCATAATAGCATCAGAAATACCTTAGTTAAATCAAAAGGATTAAATGGAAACTTCTCTGCTTCCTCAAATGTCATAACTTGAATGTAGAAGGACCATGACGGATAGTTTCCCTTGGCAATGGCATTGTAAAGATCACGTATTCCATAATCAGGATCAGTAGAAGCCAATCTTCCTGCTTCTTCAGCAGGAAGGTTTTTGATGCCCTGATCAGTCTAAGTACAATAAGAACAGTGACACCAGTTACAATACGCATAAAGCATTACAGAAGTCACCGATAAGGTGTATATTAACAATCTTTAGACTTTTTTAATCCAATATACATATTTCCAATAggtaaatgcaaaaattaataTACCTTCACATGGAATTTGCAATAAACTGCTTTTCCACTGGCATTAACCAGTTTGAATGTATGTGATCCATATCCATTCATATGGCGAAATCCATCAGGAATACCACGATCACTGAACAAGAAAGACACCTAAAGAGAAGGATCCAACAGTATTAATAGAATCTCCAGTTCAAGGATGAAGGTGACTATTTAAGACAAAGTACATTTATAAATCTGTAACACTAAGTTATATTAATGTTACGACTTCCTAGAAAATTCCTTAACACTTTTAATGAACTAAGACACCTTAGAAGTTGCTCATACAATGAGGACatgagttaaaaaaattaaagcattacGTCCCTGTGATGTATTCAGTGAAGTGCAAGACATGAACCTGAGGATAATGTTATGATTTTCCCTATAAGCACAGTGCAGCTAGGTACAGATAAGttacaaacaaaaatgacagtttttcaTGTTAAAGACAAACAACAAGTTCTTAACCAAACTCTTCAGTCAATAAATACCATGCAAAACTACTgaaagtgctgtttttctttaagtttacGATCACACATAACACTTGTGATGCTTCTTTTCCCAATCAGTAGTTATTGAAAAAGGTTCTGTGTAagcacttaaaacaaaaaaaaaaaaaaaaaaaaaaaaaatccaaagaaccTATTTTCAATTTTACACTAGCTTGAAGGATTAAGTAAATAGAATTAGAAGGCATTGTGCATTCTAGTTCAACTCCAAAGAGAACCAGTGTATTAAACAGTATACAGCTTTATGTAAACTTAGCATCACACTCCCAGTATTTTGCTCTTTAACATTTAATATGCATACACATTATTAATCAATACTTCTACTGCTTTATTATTAGAAAACTAAGAACACTCCCTTCATTCCTACATAAAATAGGACTGTGAAAACAAGAATCCTACATATTTCAGAGGGtcaataaaaaagtaaaattagaaaTGTAACTAACAGGCTGAGAAGTTATTGTAGACCTTTGGCCTTTACTGTTCCTAAAAGATGTGGATTTCCAGACAAAACATGAAACTGattaaaaagacaaacacaTCTGCATTCTCATAACTTATGATTTTCTTAAGCACAGAAAATAGATTCAAAAAAGGACTTTACTTGATGCAGAGACTCAGGGCGAAGACTCCAGAAGTCCCACACCATATCTGGATCCTTCAAATGAGTCTGAGGGTTCCTCTTTTGGCTATGAATGAAGGATGGAAACTAAGTtgtccagaaaagaaaaaaagacatgattttttttttttaataccctTTAGTCTACTGAAGCAATAAACTGAAAGTTGAGACAAAGCAGTAAGACCACAAGTCTTCCCATCATCATTCTACCTCCTGGAACCAAATTCAGCCCTAATTTTTCTGGTTTGACTGCGAAGGTGAAGTATTTATAGTCAGGATAATagtattaagaaagaaaattcagtttgacaGATGAAGTGAGACAAAAATTCTGAATCTGGATATATGAACTAGACTGAATAAGGAACTTCTCTACAGTACAACTCCACTCTAAAGAAAAGCCCCCTAACACATGTAAAGTGCAAACTTGTACTAATAGACAAAATTATCAGCTTTCATAAGGACTTATAGAaacttgaaatttaaaaaagcctaagaaataaacaaaatctaGAGTAAAAAAGGCTAATTCCAACACTAGTGAAGCCTATcagatctgaaacaaaaatatgaagaacGAGGAGAATGAAGTTACTTGCACACTAGCACATATAACAGCAGAATAGTtatttgcagaataaaaaacaacatAAGTAATCAAGTATTAATTcttaaaacacaaacatttgGAACATCTACTGAGCAGACTTTAAAAACATGCCAATatagtttttgcttttcaatgAAGCAGAGATGTAAATGAACTTTTGGACTCTTTCACAAGTTATCCTCATCTTAAGCTCTTACTTACCAACATTGCATCTCGAATAAAGAAAATAGGAGTATTATTGCCCACAAGATCCCAGTTGCCCTCCTCTGTATAGAATTTCATTGCAAAGCCTCGAGGGTCTCGAACTGTATCAGCTGACCCAGACTCTCCAGCTTGAACAAACACATGAACATATATAAGCATTAGGAAGAAAAACTAAGAGCAGAACTTGCATTATCAGTAGCAGAGTCAATACTGAATTATAAGGCTCAACTAAAACAGAACGTAAAGTCTGCTAATTAAAGTGTAACTCTCAATGTGAAAGCTCTTATTTTGAAGGTAGCTACATAAATAGCGAGCCTTAAAGGCAACTTACTATAGTAAGAGTTGCAACCCTTTAAATTCCATTTCTGCTTTACCCAAAACAATTCTTCCAGTGGATAATTTTATCCTAGAGGAAAAAATCCCTACCATGTCTGAGCAAAAGTGTTCTGGAAACATCTAGAAACAGCTAATGCTAACTGTCACGATGAAATAACTAGGACATTcattttctcatgaaaaatgAGCTGTATACTATAAAATAGCTAGGAGGAAACATGTTCTAACagagcagggaaaggaaaggtgaaGAGATGCAACAGCCTGCTTCAGAATATTGTCCATGCATTAAACTCAGGTACCTGTCTCTTCTATATAGATACGTACCATGACCCCTTAAATTTTCACTACATAGGGAAATACTAGTTAGACTGAACTGCAGTTCCTTGAGCCGTGTGGAACTCTTGTTAATACTACTACCAGAAGTGAACCctcattaagattttttttgcttttaaatatagataGTGGTAACTAAGCATTTTTCTAGGTACAAGGTATTGGACATAATGTATGTTTACCTAACATCATTTAGGACTTCCTAATTTAATGTATTCAGCTCTTTAGAAAAAGCAGTCTTTTGGAATGCTATTCTTTgtcattgtattttctttacagCATTCATCACTAAGAACATTCCCACAAGGTAAGAGATGGTAAGAGATAACAGGTCTTTAATTTTCAAGGACACAGTTGCAGCATGCAAGCACTGATCATGGTCCACCCAGAAGGAAAGCAGGCTTTCCTCAAAACTAGAAATAGCTCGCTCAGACTACCCTTTCTCACACATTCTTGAAAGGAATACTATTTATA carries:
- the CAT gene encoding catalase, with protein sequence MADGRDSAADQLKQWQGQRGSQKPDVLTTGSGNPVGDKLNSLTVGPRGPLLVQDVVFTDEMAHFDRERIPERVVHAKGAGAFGYFEVTHDITKYCKAKVFEHIGKRTPIAIRFSTVAGESGSADTVRDPRGFAMKFYTEEGNWDLVGNNTPIFFIRDAMLFPSFIHSQKRNPQTHLKDPDMVWDFWSLRPESLHQVSFLFSDRGIPDGFRHMNGYGSHTFKLVNASGKAVYCKFHVKTDQGIKNLPAEEAGRLASTDPDYGIRDLYNAIAKGNYPSWSFYIQVMTFEEAEKFPFNPFDLTKIWPHGDYPLIPVGKLVLNRNPVNYFAEVEQMAFDPSNMPPGIEPSPDKMLQGRLFAYPDTHRHRLGPNYLQIPVNCPFRARVANYQRDGPMCVSDNQGGAPNYYPNSFTGPEDQPTAKESRMSVSTDVQRFNSANEDNVSQVRVFYTKVLKEDERERLCKNIADHLKDAQLFIQKRAVKNFTDVHPDYGARVQALLDKYNAETGKKNVIRTYTQSASHLSAEERSNL